CTCGGTGCCACGGTCAAGGGCGGCGTCTGCCGGCTGGCCCTGACCGACCTCGACCGCCAGGCCCGGGACATTTTCGTGAACTGGTGCGAGGAAGCCGGCTGCACCGTTAGCATCGACGCGGTCGGCAACATCTTCGCCCGGCGTCCGGGGCGCAACCCGAACCTGCCGCCGGTGATGACTGGCAGCCACATCGACACTCAACCCACCGGCGGCAAGTTCGACGGCTGCTTCGGCGTGCTGGCCGGGGTCGAAGTCTTGCGCACCCTCAATGACCTGGGCGTGGAAACCGAAGCGCCGCTGGAAGTGGTGGTCTGGACCAACGAAGAAGGCTCGCGCTTCGCCCCGTGCATGATGGGCTCTGGCGTGTTCGCGGAAAAATTCACCCTCGAAGAAACCCTGGCCAAGGTCGATGCCGAGGGCGTAACCGTCGGCGAAGCCTTGAATGCCATTGGCTATGCCGGCCTGCGCAAAGTCAGTGGCCACGCCGTCGGTGCGTATTTCGAAGCCCACATCGAGCAAGGCCCGATTCTTGAGGACGAACACAAAACCATCGGCGTGGTCATGGGCGCCCTCGGGCAGAAATGGTTCGACCTGAAACTGCGTGGCGTCGAAGCCCACGCCGGCCCGACACCGATGCACCTGCGCAAGGATGCTCTGGTCGGCGCCTCGGTGATCGTCGGCGCGGTCAATCGCGCCGCCCTCGGCCATCAACCCCACGCTTGCGGCACCGTCGGCTGCCTGCAAGCCTACCCCGGCTCGCGCAACGTGATTCCCGGCGAAGTGCGCATGACCCTGGATTTCCGTCATCTGGAACCGGCGCGACTCGATTCAATGATCGCCGAAGTTCGCGAGGTCATCGAAACCACCTGCGAGGAACACGGCCTGACGTTCGAACTGACCCCGACCGCCGATTTTCCGCCACTGTACTTCGACAAGGATTGCGTCGAAGCAGTACGCGGTGCCGCACAAGGATTGGGTTTGTCGCACATGGACATCGTCAGCGGAGCAGGGCACGACGCGATCTTCCTCGCCGAACTCGGCCCGGCCGGGATGATCTTTGTGCCTTGCGAAGGCGGCATCAGCCACAACGAAATCGAAAACGCCGCGCCGGACGACCTGGCTGCCGGCTGTGCGGTGTTGTTGCGGGCGATGCTGGCGGCTTCGGATGCGATTGCCAGTGGTGAACTTGCGGTCTGACGATCTTTGGGTCTTTTGGTCCCGGCGGCCGCTTCATTCGCACTATCAGAACCTCCAACGGTCGTAATCTTCACAGGGCAGCGCGTCAGTGCGCCGCCGCCATCGTGGAGATCCAATGAGCCAGGACGTCCTGACCACCGAAACCAATCGCCGTCAGTTGCAGCAGATCATCGCCGGCCTGTCCGAGGGGGTGATTCTGCTGGAGCTCGACCAGACCATTCTCTGGGCCAATGACGCCGCGCTGGCCATGCACGGCGTCAGTCGGATCGGTGAGCTGGGCGCCAATGCCCAGGAGTACGTGAATCGGTTTGCCTTGCGCTATCGCAACAATCACCCGGTAGCGACGCAGAATTATCCCATCAGCCGTGTTGCCCGCGGCGAGGTGTTCAGCGATGTGCTGGTTGAATTGACACCGGTGGAAAACGACGAGCGCACCTGGGTCCACAGCGTGCGCAGCATGGTACTTGCCGACCGCGCTGGCGAGCCGGAGTCTTGGGTGCTGATCATGAACGACGTCACCGAATGGGCCAGCGCCGAGCAGCGTTTCGAAAAGACCTTCAATGCCAACCCCGCCCCGGCAGTGATCTGTCGCCTCAGCGATTTGCGCTACATCAAAGTCAATCAGGGTTTCCTGGAAATGACCGGCTATGCCCGAGATCAGGTGATCGGCGTTTCGACCTATGAACTGGACGTACTGGAGCGTGCGGAAAACAAGGATCTGGCCAAGCAGTGTTTGCGTGACGGGGCAACCATTCCGCAGATGCAGGCCGAACTGCAATTGCCCGACGGTGGCAGCAAACAAGTGATCGTTGCCGGGCAACCGCTTGAGCTCAACGATGAAGATTGCATGCTGTTTTCTTTCGTCGACATGGAGCTGCGGCACAAGGCTGAAATTGCCCTGCGCCAGAGCGAAGAACAGTTCGCCAAAGCTTTTCGCCTCACCCCGGTGCCGATTCTGGTGTGCAGTGCCGACGATCAAGTGGTGATGGATGTCAACGAAGCTTTTCTCGATACCCTCGCGTACCTCAGTGAAGAGGTGGTCGGCAAGACCGTGGCGCAACTCGGTTTCATTGATGATGCGCAGGCCCGAACGCGACTGTTTGCGGCCCTGGAGAAAACCGGGCGCGTTGATCGCATTGATGTCAGGGTGCGCAGGAAGGACACCGGATCGATCGATTGCGCGGTCTCGGCGGACACCGTAAACATTCGAGACGGCACTTGTTATCTGCTGGTGTTGATGGACATTACTGAGCGCAAACGCACCGAGCTGGAACTGGTCTCGGCGATCGAAGAGGTGATGAAGGATGCTTCCTGGTTCAGCCGCACGCTGATCGAAAAACTGGCCAATGTGAAGAACGTCAATTCGCCGCAGTTGCCCAGTGTGTCGTTCACCGACCTGACCGCCCGGGAGCGCGATGTGCTCGGCCTGATCTGTGAAGGCTTGGCCGACAAGGAAATCGCCGCGCGCCTGAAACTGGCGCCTAATACGGTGCGCAATCATGTTTCGACGGTGTATTCCAAACTCGACGTGCACAGCCGGAGTGAGGCGATAGTATGGGCCCGCGAACGGGGTTTGTTCTCCGGCGAGAGCCGTTCCAAGGGTGGAAGTTAAGGTGCAAATGCACTAGAGGCAGTGGTGCAATTTCATGTGTTGGTCGCAGGAGGCTTTTTCTAGGCTGTCAGGGTGCGATACGTGGCTTCGGTCAGTGTCGCGTCCTCTTTGACGCCGCTAAAGGAACTGCCACATGAGTGCAAATAAATCAGCAATGCAGTCGATTTTCTGCCGTCGCCCAGGTGAATCGGGATGATTTGTTTGACGCAATTGCGTATGCAACTGGAACGGAGTTTTTCCCCATTGGCCTGTGAGTGTGCGCTCACAGGGGGTAATTCGTTGACGGTGAAGCTTTATCATCCGACTACGGGACAGGTGGATCTGGTCGTCAGTGGGTTGAGTGTGGCGACACTCCGCACGCCAGAGGCGCTGGCGGGGCTGATTGAAGAGTTGCGCTATGAGCTTGAAAGTAGCGGCCTGCATCGGTCCAGCGCTTTATAGGAAGCGTAAAAGGATACGAGCTGATTTTTCCAGGATCGGTCCATGGATTTTGTAGGGCTGTTCTGTTGTCACAAAGGTGTCGATCACTTATCGCGGGTCAGTCTATGAACATTCTTGGGAAACGCGTTTTTTCGCCACTGCCGCTCGCACTCAGTGCAGCGATTCTCGGCGGTTGTGCCAGTCCGCCGCCTCCACCCCCCGCTACGCCACCACCGCCACCGGTTCGTACCTGTCAGACCTCCGAAAACACCGATGTGCAGGGTGATATGAGGGTTGAAGGGCAGGTGACCCGGACCACGACCCTGACCCGTTGCGTGACTCAATAGGCCTGACAAGGCTGCAACGTAATGGCGTTTCGGTGTTTCGCCAGTGGCCCTTTGGCCACTGGCGAAGATGGCCGGTTCGTCCTCCGATTAAACAAAAAGGCAGCCCTGAGGTATTCCTGAGGCTGCCTTTTCTTATCTGCAAGAACAGATCAGGACAAGAACCCGCCATCCACATTCAACGAAACCCCAGTCGTGTAGCTCGAAGCATCACTCGCCAGGTACAACACCGCACCGGCCATTTCACTCGGATCCGCCACACGCTTGAGCGGAATCTGCTGCAGCGCGGTTTTCAGGATGGCGTCGTTCTTCACCAGCGTCGAAGCGAATTGGGTGTCGGTCAGCCCTGGCAGCAGCGCGTTGCAACGGATGCCAAACTGCGCACACTCCTTGGCGAAGACTTTGGTCATGTTGATCACCGCTGCCTTGGTCACCGAGTAGATGCCCTGGAAGATCCCCGGCGAGATACCGTTGATCGAGGCAACGTTGATGATGCTGCCGCCGCCGTGTTCGCGCATCAGCTTGCCGGCTTCCACCGACATGAAGAAGTAGCCACGAATGTTCACGTCGACGGTTTTCTGGAAGGCGCCGAGGTCGGTGTCCAGGACGTTGCAGAACTGCGGATTGGTCACGGCGTTGTTGACCAGAATGTCCAGGCGCCCGAACTGTTCGCGAATGCCGACGAAGACTTGGGTGATCTGTTCCATTTCACCGATGTGGCAGGCGATTGCGGTGGCCTTGCCGCCGGCGGCGTTGATTGCGTCAGCGACGTGCTGGCAGCCTTCGAGTTTGCGGCTTGAGACGATGACGTGGGCACCTTGCTGCGCCAGCAGTTTGGCGATGGCTTCACCGATACCGCGGCTGGCGCCTGAGACGAAAGCGATCTTGCCGTCGAGGTCGAACAACTGAGTCCTGGACATGATTTTTCCTTGTTTTGGGGCCCGATCAGCGGTCGTGATCAGAGGCTGGATTTCGAGATGACTTGCAGGCTCATCTGCTCCAGCAGTGTGTTCATGTGAATGAACTGTGCGAAGCGTTTGTCCTGGGTCTGACCCTGGAAGAAGCGGTAGTAGATCTGCTGCACGATGCCGGCCAGACGGAACAGGCCGTAGGTGTAGTAGAAGTCGAAATTGTCGATCTGGATGCCCGCGCGCTCGGCGTAGTAATCGACGAACTCACGGCGGGTCAGCATGCCGGGGGCATGGCTTGGCTGGCGGCGCATCAATTGCACCGGCGCCGGGTCGTCGGCTTCGATCCAGTAGGCGAGGGTGTTGCCCAAGTCCATCAGCGGGTCGCCGAGGGTGGTCAGCTCCCAATCCAGCACGCCGATGATCTGCATCGGGTTCTCGGGGTCGAGGATCACGTTGTCGAAGCGGTAATCATTGTGGACGATGCTCGATGTCGGGTGATCGGCTGGCATTTTGTCATTGAGCCAGGCCTTGACCGCTTCCCACTTCGGCGCATCCGGGGTCAGGGCCTTTTCGTAGCGCTCGCTCCAGCCTTTGATTTGTCGCGCGACATAACCTTCGGGTTTGCCGAGGTCGCCCAAGCCACAGGCCTTGTAGTCGACCTGATGCAGTTCCACGAACTTGTCGATGAAGCTTTTGCACAGGGTTTCGGTCTTCGCTGAATCAAGGCCCAGTTCCGGCGGCAGTTCGGCGCGCAGGATGATGCCCTTGAGCCGTTCCATCACATAAAACTCGGCGCCGATTAGCGATTCGTCGGTGCAGTGCACGTAGGCTTTGGGGCAATAAGGGAAACAGTCCCGCAGCTGATTGAGAATGCGAAATTCGCGGCCCATGTCATGGGCAGACTTGGCCTTGTGACCGAACGGTGGCCGACGCAGGACGAATTCCTGTTCGGGGTATTCCAGCAGGTAAGTCAGGTTCGACGCACCGCCCGGAAACTGGCTGATTGTCGGCAAACCGCTCAGGCCAGGAATGTGCGCCTTGAGGTACGGATCGATCAGGCTGGCATCGAGTTCTTCGCCGGAGCGGATACGGGTGGACTGATCAGTAAGCGCCATGCTTATCCCTTCTGCTTATTTTGGAGGCCAGACATCATTGGCTAATCTAAGGGGGCGCCGGGGTGGCCACAAGCGCGGCACGGTCTTATAGGCTAGCGTGTTGCTGGATAATCAGCGCGCCTGATTCGCGCGATCAAACGGTGGGAGTGGGCTTGCTTGCGATATAGATAAGGCTTCAGCAGGATCACTCCAGCGCTTGAACCAGCAGCGTACCTTTGTACGTTCTTTAGGGATTGTGCCGGGTGGCTGCCGTCGGCGGTGGTAAAGCAATCGGGGTCAGGACCGGTTGACCGGAAAAAAACGCCGTCAGGTTCTTGCCGACCAGTTCCACGGTGCCTTGGGTGGCTTCCGGGGACAATCCGGCGACATGCGGGGTCAGAATTACGTTGGCCAACCTCTTCAGAGCGTCCGGCACCTGGGGTTCGTTATCGAAGACATCCAGCGCGGCACCGGCGATCCGTCGCCGTTCCAGCGCGCTGATCAGGTCTGCCGTGACGATCACGCTGGCCCGCGCGATGTTGACGATAAATCCGTCGGGCCCCAAAGCGTCGAGTACCTGCCTGTTGATCAAGTGTTGGGTGCCGAGCCCGCCGGGTGCGGCAATGATCAGGAAATCCGAGTGGCGTGCCAGTTCGACCGGTGTCGAGCAGAAGCTATAGGGTACGTCGCTGCGATGCTGGCGGTTGTGGTAGCTCACGCTCATGTCGAAGCCGTTGGCGGCCCGTTTGGCGATCGCGATGCCGACGGCCCCAAGGCCGAGGATGCCCAGGCGTTTGCCGGCCAGGGAAGGGCGCATGATTTTCGGCCACTCGCCCCGACGCACGGCAGCATCGGCCCGAGGGATATCCCGCACCAGTGCCAGCAGCAACGCCATGGCATGGTCGGCGACAGAAGAGGCATTGACGCCGGCCCCATTGGTGACGGTGATGCCGCGGTCGGCGGCGGCTTGCAAGTCGACATGCTCGTAGCCGGCGCCGATCACGCAGATGATTTTGAGATTGGGCAGGGCGGCAATTTCATTGGCGTGCAGGCCCAATGGGCCGCGCGTCAGCACCGCATCGATCTGACCGCCCTGTCGGGCAATGGCTTCGGCGCGCTCGGACGGGGTCGGGGCGAGGATCAGATAAAACCCCTGACGTTCGAGAATCGGCAGGTATTCATTGATGGTTTCAACCAGTACCAGAACAGTTGCGGTCATGCTGGGCTCCTGCGGGCAGCGGAATATCGGGTGCTCGAACGTCGCTTCAGATTGCTGACTCCAGAGCGGTTTGGCAATGGCCAGGGGTTTTGGCTCCCGGTGGCGAAGCCTGCGATCCTTCTAATGACAACACTAGATCAGTGCGAGGCAGATGGTGGGAGTTTGTCCACTATCCGTAGGAGCGAGCGGTGCGGCGATCCGACTTGCCCGCGAACCAGTCGCCCCGGTCCATCAGGAGTACCGCGTTATCGTTCTTCGCGGGCAAGTCGGATCGCCGCACCGCTCGCTCCTACGGGCTAACCGCATCTGATCCGCACAACCATTGCTCAGCTAAGTCTTTGCTTCTGTAGCCTAATCCCGGACAATCGCGCCCCTGTTTCGGCCAGGGCGCTGCCTGTCGGTTTTTTCCGACTCGTCCTGACCGGGTGGCAAGTGACCGGAAAGCGGAGAACCGACCGGATGAATGATCAGGCCAATAGCGTCGACGAACGCTATGTAGCGGCGACACCAGCGAGCCTCGAAAGCTGGAATCGCCATGACACCACCTGGATGCTGGGCCTGTTTGGCACGGCAATCGGGGCCGGTACCCTGTTTTTGCCGATCAACGCGGGGCTGGGCGGCTTCTGGCCGCTGCTGATCCTGGCATTGTTGGCGTTCCCCATGACGTTTTACGCACACCGTGGCCTGACCCGCTTTGTGTTGTCCGGCCGCGAAGGCGCCGACATCACCGAAGTGGTGGAAGAACACTTCGGCATCAAGGCCGGCGCGTTGATCACGTTGCTGTATTTCTTCGCGATCTTCCCGATCCTGCTGATCTACAGCGTGGCCCTGACCAACACCGTGGGCAGTTTCCTCGAGCATCAACTGCACATCATGCCGCCACCGCGCGCCGTGCTGTCGTTCGTATTGATTCTCGGCCTGTTGGCCGTGGTGCGCTGCGGTGAGCAGGTGATCGTCAAGGCCATGAGCCTGATGGTGTATCCGTTCATCGTCGCGCTGCTGTTCCTGGCGGTGTTCCTGGTTCCGCACTGGAATGGCGGCATCCTCAGCACCGCCACCACGCTACCTGAGCCCTCGGCGTTGCTGCACACCCTGTGGCTGGCGATTCCGGTGATGGTGTTCTCGTTCAACCACTCGCCGATCATCTCGGCGTTCGCGGTGGATCAGAAGCGTCGCCATGGCGCGCATGCCCAAGAACGCAGCTCGCAGATCCTGTCACGCGCCCATATCTTGATGGTGGTGATGGTGCTGTTCTTCGTTTTCAGTTGCGTGCTGACCCTGTCTCCGGCGCAATTGGCGGAAGCCAAGGCGCAGAATTTGTCGATCCTGTCGTACCTGGCCAACCACTTCAGCAACCCGACCATCGCCTTCGCGGCGCCGTTGATTGCTTTCGTGGCCATTTCCAAGTCGTTCCTGGGCCACTACATCGGCGCCAGTGAAGGCTTGAAGGGGCTGATCGTCAAGAGCGGCAAACGCCCGGCACCGAAGACGCTGGACCGCATGACCGCCGCGTT
The window above is part of the Pseudomonas sp. B21-048 genome. Proteins encoded here:
- a CDS encoding Zn-dependent hydrolase — translated: MNAAIDVLQSTHQHINRDRLWQSLMDLAKLGATVKGGVCRLALTDLDRQARDIFVNWCEEAGCTVSIDAVGNIFARRPGRNPNLPPVMTGSHIDTQPTGGKFDGCFGVLAGVEVLRTLNDLGVETEAPLEVVVWTNEEGSRFAPCMMGSGVFAEKFTLEETLAKVDAEGVTVGEALNAIGYAGLRKVSGHAVGAYFEAHIEQGPILEDEHKTIGVVMGALGQKWFDLKLRGVEAHAGPTPMHLRKDALVGASVIVGAVNRAALGHQPHACGTVGCLQAYPGSRNVIPGEVRMTLDFRHLEPARLDSMIAEVREVIETTCEEHGLTFELTPTADFPPLYFDKDCVEAVRGAAQGLGLSHMDIVSGAGHDAIFLAELGPAGMIFVPCEGGISHNEIENAAPDDLAAGCAVLLRAMLAASDAIASGELAV
- a CDS encoding helix-turn-helix transcriptional regulator, which encodes MSQDVLTTETNRRQLQQIIAGLSEGVILLELDQTILWANDAALAMHGVSRIGELGANAQEYVNRFALRYRNNHPVATQNYPISRVARGEVFSDVLVELTPVENDERTWVHSVRSMVLADRAGEPESWVLIMNDVTEWASAEQRFEKTFNANPAPAVICRLSDLRYIKVNQGFLEMTGYARDQVIGVSTYELDVLERAENKDLAKQCLRDGATIPQMQAELQLPDGGSKQVIVAGQPLELNDEDCMLFSFVDMELRHKAEIALRQSEEQFAKAFRLTPVPILVCSADDQVVMDVNEAFLDTLAYLSEEVVGKTVAQLGFIDDAQARTRLFAALEKTGRVDRIDVRVRRKDTGSIDCAVSADTVNIRDGTCYLLVLMDITERKRTELELVSAIEEVMKDASWFSRTLIEKLANVKNVNSPQLPSVSFTDLTARERDVLGLICEGLADKEIAARLKLAPNTVRNHVSTVYSKLDVHSRSEAIVWARERGLFSGESRSKGGS
- a CDS encoding DUF1652 domain-containing protein → MICLTQLRMQLERSFSPLACECALTGGNSLTVKLYHPTTGQVDLVVSGLSVATLRTPEALAGLIEELRYELESSGLHRSSAL
- a CDS encoding SDR family oxidoreductase codes for the protein MSRTQLFDLDGKIAFVSGASRGIGEAIAKLLAQQGAHVIVSSRKLEGCQHVADAINAAGGKATAIACHIGEMEQITQVFVGIREQFGRLDILVNNAVTNPQFCNVLDTDLGAFQKTVDVNIRGYFFMSVEAGKLMREHGGGSIINVASINGISPGIFQGIYSVTKAAVINMTKVFAKECAQFGIRCNALLPGLTDTQFASTLVKNDAILKTALQQIPLKRVADPSEMAGAVLYLASDASSYTTGVSLNVDGGFLS
- a CDS encoding phosphotransferase family protein produces the protein MALTDQSTRIRSGEELDASLIDPYLKAHIPGLSGLPTISQFPGGASNLTYLLEYPEQEFVLRRPPFGHKAKSAHDMGREFRILNQLRDCFPYCPKAYVHCTDESLIGAEFYVMERLKGIILRAELPPELGLDSAKTETLCKSFIDKFVELHQVDYKACGLGDLGKPEGYVARQIKGWSERYEKALTPDAPKWEAVKAWLNDKMPADHPTSSIVHNDYRFDNVILDPENPMQIIGVLDWELTTLGDPLMDLGNTLAYWIEADDPAPVQLMRRQPSHAPGMLTRREFVDYYAERAGIQIDNFDFYYTYGLFRLAGIVQQIYYRFFQGQTQDKRFAQFIHMNTLLEQMSLQVISKSSL
- a CDS encoding 2-hydroxyacid dehydrogenase — its product is MTATVLVLVETINEYLPILERQGFYLILAPTPSERAEAIARQGGQIDAVLTRGPLGLHANEIAALPNLKIICVIGAGYEHVDLQAAADRGITVTNGAGVNASSVADHAMALLLALVRDIPRADAAVRRGEWPKIMRPSLAGKRLGILGLGAVGIAIAKRAANGFDMSVSYHNRQHRSDVPYSFCSTPVELARHSDFLIIAAPGGLGTQHLINRQVLDALGPDGFIVNIARASVIVTADLISALERRRIAGAALDVFDNEPQVPDALKRLANVILTPHVAGLSPEATQGTVELVGKNLTAFFSGQPVLTPIALPPPTAATRHNP
- a CDS encoding serine/threonine transporter, which translates into the protein MNDQANSVDERYVAATPASLESWNRHDTTWMLGLFGTAIGAGTLFLPINAGLGGFWPLLILALLAFPMTFYAHRGLTRFVLSGREGADITEVVEEHFGIKAGALITLLYFFAIFPILLIYSVALTNTVGSFLEHQLHIMPPPRAVLSFVLILGLLAVVRCGEQVIVKAMSLMVYPFIVALLFLAVFLVPHWNGGILSTATTLPEPSALLHTLWLAIPVMVFSFNHSPIISAFAVDQKRRHGAHAQERSSQILSRAHILMVVMVLFFVFSCVLTLSPAQLAEAKAQNLSILSYLANHFSNPTIAFAAPLIAFVAISKSFLGHYIGASEGLKGLIVKSGKRPAPKTLDRMTAAFMLVVCWIVATLNPSILGMIETLGGPVIAAILFLMPMYAIRKVPAMARYRGQASNVFVTAVGLVAITALIYSLTA